From the Manihot esculenta cultivar AM560-2 chromosome 3, M.esculenta_v8, whole genome shotgun sequence genome, one window contains:
- the LOC110611910 gene encoding mediator of RNA polymerase II transcription subunit 22b — translation MNKGGVVGTGGAGGGGSGPTAAATAAAVQKQKSLMQRVETDIANIVNNFTDLVNVARVNELPVRNSQEAFMMEMRAARMVQAADSLLKLVSELKQTAIFSSFASLNDHVDRRIVEFNQLSEKTDAMLARIGEEASASLKDLECHYYSSAQRINQNLQP, via the exons ATGAATAAAGGTGGAGTAGTAGGAACAGGGGGTGCTGGAGGAGGTGGAAGCGGGCCAACAGCTGCAGCCACTGCAGCTGCTGTGCAAAAGCAGAAGTCATTGATGCAGAGAGTGGAAACAGATATAGCCAACATTGTCAACAATTTTACTGACCTTGTCAACGTTGCCCGG GTCAATGAGCTGCCAGTTAGAAATTCACAAGAGGCTTTTATGATGGAAATGCGTGCAGCCAGGATG GTTCAAGCAGCTGACTCTTTACTTAAGTTGGTGTCGGAGCTTAAGCAGACGGCAATCTTTTCGAGCTTTGCATCTCTGAATGATCATGTAGACCGAAGAATAGTCGAGTTTAATCAACTATCAGAAAAAACTGATGCCATGTTAGCTAGAATTGGAGAGGAGGCTTCTGCTAGCCTCAAGGATCTTGAATGTCATTATTATTCCTCTGCACAGAGGATAAATCAAAACTTGCAACCATGA
- the LOC110610375 gene encoding putative disease resistance protein RGA3, with amino-acid sequence MADALVSAILQQLTEIIHREVEQGVKLLGNVEREVEQLTSLFEAIQAVLEDAERRQLNEVTVKNWLAKLKGVAYDMDDILDEWSTAIWQMESTEKSPAARRNKVSSFLPSCFHFNRVMFRYDIALKIKEVRSRMDAIAQEAAFCNFRHSKEHGHKHIIEPERLSTSFVDVSRVCGREQDKQIILRKLLHKVNQENEGLQVISVVGMGGVGKTTLAQLVYNDDEVKRQFKKRIWVCVSEFFDQIRIAKAILETLTGVSPNLNELQSLLHDISKFNWEMKFLLVLDDVWTQDGWEPLKLSLECGAPAGSRILVTSCKETVAKKMESTYTHHLRELAFDECWLLFSKVAFYGRGKDECENLTEMGKKLANKCKGLPFAAKTLGDLMQLKRTRDEWRNVLASELWELEEVERGLFPSLLLCYYDLPAAVRRCFLYCSIFPKDFEMEKDELIKLWMAHGYLGGTEMELVGKGYFENLVVHSFFQDIKETEEMIDFEMRSVTTFKIHDIVHDFVQSLTKNECFRLVVLGPEKPRIGSSYEKALHLNLILAEGLPFPMSIYKAKNLRSLSVKTRSTLICAELPDLFLHLTCLRSLDLSESSIAEIPSEVGKLIHLRYLNLSQNVVLRVLPEKLCNLFNLQCLNLTACRSLTKLPQGMGKLTNLRHLQMIGSCVSFMPIGLERLTSLRTLSYFIISIGEDETKTANLGELKNLNQLQGNLLIKNLGNVVDAGEALNADLKNKKNLGGLFLDFSREEIGPPLNYDDLIKALQAPSDLEYLRIGAYKGMSLPNWMVSLSKLKELEIVDCSCEFLPSLGRLSSLAKLTMEIRGMRRFDDGFLGIPKITSNRELKKDEGEMSSITAFPKLKEFTICYMKELKKWDGRERRIGENDASIIMPQLEYLCILDCPLLKALPDYILTAPLKDLIISKCPILEKCYQKGTDQYSRKISHIPNINIY; translated from the coding sequence ATGGCTGATGCGCTTGTTTCCGCCATCCTGCAGCAGCTAACCGAGATCATTCACCGAGAGGTAGAACAAGGAGTGAAACTACTCGGGAATGTGGAGAGAGAAGTTGAACAGCTCACTAGCCTTTTTGAGGCTATCCAAGCTGTTCTTGAAGATGCAGAGAGAAGACAACTAAACGAGGTCACTGTAAAAAATTGGTTAGCCAAGCTCAAAGGTGTTGCTTATGATATGGATGACATTTTGGATGAGTGGAGTACAGCAATCTGGCAAATGGAAAGCACTGAGAAGTCTCCGGCGGCTAGGAGGAACAAAGTAAGTTCTTTCTTGCCCTCTTGTTTCCATTTCAATCGGGTGATGTTTCGGTATGATATAGCCCTGAAGATCAAAGAAGTTCGATCTAGGATGGATGCAATTGCTCAAGAGGCTGCATTTTGCAATTTTAGGCACAGTAAAGAACACGGGCATAAGCATATTATAGAGCCTGAGAGGCTAAGTACTTCTTTCGTTGATGTATCAAGGGTTTGTGGTAGAGAGCAGGATAAGCAAATTATACTTAGAAAGTTGTTGCATAAAGTAAACCAAGAAAATGAAGGACTGCAAGTCATCTCCGTAGTAGGGATGGGAGGAGTTGGGAAGACGACTCTTGCTCAACTAGTTTACAACGATGATGAGGTGAAGCGTCAATTTAAGAAGAGGATATGGGTATGTGTCTCAGAATTTTTTGATCAAATCAGGATTGCAAAAGCAATCCTTGAGACCCTTACTGGGGTTTCACCGAACTTAAATGAATTGCAATCCCTTTTACATGatatttcaaaattcaattgGGAAATGAAGTTCCTTCTTGTCCTTGATGATGTTTGGACTCAAGATGGATGGGAACCCCTTAAACTCTCCCTTGAGTGTGGTGCCCCAGCTGGGAGTAGAATTTTGGTGACCAGTTGTAAAGAAACTGTTGCAAAGAAGATGGAATCCACCTACACGCACCACCTAAGAGAACTAGCTTTCGATGAATGTTGGTTGCTGTTTAGTAAGGTGGCATTTTATGGAAGAGGTAAGGATGAATGTGAGAATTTGACAGAAATGGGTAAAAAACTTGCAAATAAATGCAAGGGCTTGCCTTTTGCAGCAAAGACTCTAGGAGATCTTATGCAATTGAAAAGGACTAGAGATGAATGGAGAAATGTTTTAGCTAGTGAATTATGGGAACTAGAAGAGGTAGAAAGAGGTTTATTTCCCTCTTTGCTATTGTGCTACTATGATTTACCTGCTGCAGTAAGACGATGTTTCTTGTATTGCTCCATATTCCCAAAAGATTTCGAGATGGAGAAAGATGAATTGATTAAGTTGTGGATGGCTCATGGTTATCTTGGGGGAACAGAGATGGAACTAGTTGGTAAAGGTTACTTCGAAAACTTAGTAGTTCATTCTTTTTTCCAAGATATTAAAGAAACAGAAGAAATGATTGATTTTGAAATGAGAAGCGTTACAACATTCAAGATACATGATATTGTTCATGACTTTGTACAGTCTCTGACGAAGAATGAATGTTTTAGGTTGGTTGTCCTTGGCCCTGAAAAACCAAGGATTGGGTCTTCATATGAAAAAGCTCTTCATTTGAACTTGATACTGGCTGAAGGGCTTCCTTTTCCTATGTCTATTTACAAAGCAAAAAATCTGCGTAGCCTCTCTGTTAAAACCAGAAGCACTTTGATTTGTGCTGAACTACCTGATTTATTCCTGCACTTGACGTGTCTAAGATCTCTGGATTTGAGTGAATCTTCCATTGCAGAAATTCCAAGTGAAGTGGGAAAGTTGATACATTTGAGGTACCTCAACTTGTCTCAAAATGTTGTTTTGAGGGTGTTGCCTGAGAAGTTATGTAATTTATTTAATCTACAATGCCTTAATCTTACCGCATGTAGATCTTTGACAAAATTACCCCAGGGAATGGGAAAGCTTACAAATTTGAGACATCTCCAAATGATTGGTTCATGTGTAAGTTTCATGCCAATAGGATTAGAGAGGTTAACTTCCCTTCGAACATTATCTTATTTCATTATTTCTATTGGTGAGGATGAAACTAAAACAGCTAATCTTGGAGAATTAAAGAACTTAAACCAGCTTCAAGGCAATCTTTTGATAAAGAATCTGGGAAATGTAGTAGATGCTGGTGAAGCTCTGAATGCAGATCTCAAGAATAAGAAAAACCTCGGTGGTTTATTTTTAGATTTCTCTCGAGAGGAGATAGGGCCACCATTGAATTATGATGATTTGATTAAAGCATTACAAGCACCTTCAGACTTGGAATATTTACGCATAGGTGCATATAAAGGGATGTCACTCCCTAATTGGATGGTGTCTTTATCGAAACTCAAGGAGCTTGAGATCGTTGATTGCAGCTGTGAATTTTTGCCTTCTTTGGGAAGATTATCCTCCCTTGCAAAACTGACAATGGAAATTAGAGGCATGAGAAGGTTTGATGATGGATTTCTAGGAATACCAAAAATTACTAGTAACAGAGAGCTAAAGAAAGATGAGGGGGAAATGTCATCAATTACTGCCTTTCCGAAGTTGAAAGAATTCACAATTTGTTATatgaaagaattgaaaaaatGGGATGGAAGGGAAAGGAGAATAGGAGAAAATGATGCTTCAATAATAATGCCACAACTTGAGTACTTGTGCATTCTGGACTGTCCATTGTTGAAGGCACTGCCGGACTACATCTTGACAGCACCACTGAAGGACTTGATTATCTCGAAGTGTCCCATTTTAGAAAAATGTTACCAGAAGGGGACTGATCAATATAGCCGCAAGATTTCACACATTCCAAACATCAACATATACTAG